TGAGTGGTACCTAAACAATCAGAAATGGTGTGCTAGAGTGCTAGACGGTTCGTATTCTCGCGAACGTCTTGGCACAAACTAACTTATAGCATTGTCAAATTATTTGGTCAGGTGTTCTAGTTTTTCTCTAGAACCTCGGATCTAGAAAACTAGGAACTATACTTAATGAAAGGTATCATTCTTGCTGGTGGATCGGGCACAAGGCTTTACCCAATCACGCGTGGTGTATCGAAGCAGTTGCTCCCTGTTTACGATAAGCCAATGATTTATTATCCCATTTCTACCCTAATGCTAGCGGGTATCCGCGATATTCTGATTATCACTACACTGGAAGATAACGATAGTTTCAACCGTTTACTCGGTGATGGCAGCGATTTCGGCATTAATCTGCAATATGCTGTGCAACCAAGTCCAGATGGCTTGGCGCAGGCTTTTATCATCGGTGAAGAGTTTATTGGTGATGATTCTGCGTGTTTGATACTAGGCGATAATATTTTCTATGGTCAGTCATTTGGTAAGCAATTGAAACGAGCTTGTGAACTAACCTCTCAAGGTATTGCGACGGTATTTGGTTATCAAGTAAAAGACCCTGAACGCTTTGGTGTGGTTGAGTTCGACCAAGAGATGAAAGCCGTTTCGATTGTGGAAAAACCGCTTAAGCCGAAATCAAACTACGCAGTAACGGGTTTATATTTCTACGATAACCGCGTAGTGGAAATGGCAAAGCAAGTGAAGCCTTCTGCGCGCGGAGAGTTAGAAATTACTACCCTCAATGAGATGTATCTCAATGAGGGTTCGCTGAATGTAGAGCTACTAGGTCGTGGCTTTGCGTGGTTAGATACTGGCACTCATGAAAGCTTACACCAAGCTTCTTCTTTTGTTCAAACGATTGAAAACGTACAAGGTTTAAAAGTGGCATGTTTAGAAGAGATTGCATGGCGCAATGGTTGGATGAGTCGTGAAGACTTAGCCACTATTTCCGAGTCTATGCTGAAAAATGGCTACGGTCAGTATTTACAGTCCTTGATAAAGTAAACAAATAGAGCATGTAATGAAAGTTTTAATTACTGGTTGTAGCGGCCAAGTTGGTCATTGCCTTACTAAGCGTTTAAAAACTCAAGCAGATATTCTAGCTCTAGATTACAATGGGCTGGATATTACCAACCGCGAAGCAGTGTTTAATACAGTAGCTGAGTTCAGGCCCAAATACATTATCAACGCTGCAGCACACACTGCAGTCGACCGTGCTGAGCAGGAAGTTGAAATTTCCTATGCTATTAACTGCGATGGCCCAGGTTACTTAGCGCAAGCAGCCAAAGAGTATGGTGCGATTATGCTACATATTTCTACTGATTATGTTTTCGATGGTATGGGTGATAAGCCATACCAAGAAGGCGATAGCGCAGGACCACAAGGTGTTTACGGGCAGAGCAAATTAGCGGGAGAGCTAGCCGTAGCGGAAGCTTGCCCAGAGCATTTGATTCTACGTACTGCTTGGGTTTTTGGTGAGCATGGCAATAACTTTGTAAAAACCATGCTACGCTTAGCGCAAAGCCGTGATGAGCTGAGCATAGTCGGCGATCAGTTTGGTGGACCAACTTATGCTGGCGATATTGCTGATGCTTTGATTACGATGGTGAGGTACATTGAAAAGGGTATGCAACCTCAATGGGGAGTTTACCATTTCTCAGGGATGCCATACGCCAGTTGGTATGATTTTGCGTCTGCTATATTCCAAGCGGCAGAGCAACAAAACGTCTTGCATAAGAGACCGAAACTTTCATCTATTCAAACATCGGCTTACGCAACGCCAGCTAAACGTCCTGCTAACTCCCGATTAGATTGTTCAAAAATAAAAAATCAATTTGGTATTAAGCCAAGTGATTGGCATGTTGCTTTAAACGACATTCAAGCTTATAAGTAATTAAAAACTATGAAAGTAATTGATACAAAAATCCCTGATGTAAAAATTATTGAGCCAACTGTTTTTGGTGATGAGCGCGGCTTTTTTATGGAAACCTGGAATCAAAAACGTTTTGAAGAGCTTGTAACAGGCAAACCAACCCAGTTTGTACAAGACAACCACTCAAAATCAAAAAAAGGGATTTTACGTGGTTTGCATTACCAAACAGAAAATACTCAAGGCAAATTGGTACGGGTAGTTTCTGGTGAAGTGTTTGATGTCGCGGTGGACATTCGCAAAGGCTCACCAACTTTTGGTCAATGGGTAGGTGAGTACCTTTCTGCTGAAAACAAACGTCAACTGTGGATTCCTGAAGGCTTCGCCCATGGGTTTTATGTGACAAGTGATGAGGCTGAATTTGTATATAAGTGTACAGACTATTATAACCCTTTATTTGAAAAAACACTTATGTGGAATGACTCTAGTGCCAATATTTCATGGCCAATGAATAAAGTGCAGCCTATTCTATCAAAAAAAGATCAATTAGGTGTTTTTTTTCGTGACTTGTAGTGGTTAATTAAATATGAAGATATCTTTGCTTGTAAACACTCTTAATGAAGAGTTAAATCTAGAAAATAATATAAAGCCTTTGGCTTATCTCTTTGATGAAGTTGTTATTGTAGATATGTCATCAGAAGACAATACGTTTGATGTAGCTAGTTCATTTGCAACAAAAGTTGTTTCCGTGGAAAGAATGGGATATGTTGAGCCTGCGAGAAAGCTTGGAGTAGAAACATGTGAAAATCAATTTATTATGATTCTTGATGCGGATGAAGATATTAGTGAAAATCTTAAAAAACTAATATTGGATATAAGAGCTGGTAACGTTTCATTGGAAAATAAAGTTCTATACATACCCAGAAAAAATCGAATGATCGGTAAGGATATTGAATATGGGCAATTTAAAGCTGATTCAGACAAGCAATTACGATTCTTTGATAAGAATAGTGTGGAAGTTACAAAAGAAATCCACAAGGGAATTCGGTCTAAAGTTAATACAAGTAGTTTAGAATACAAAGATGGATATTATATTTACCACTATCATTCAAATACAGCAATAGAATTTGTATCTAGACTTGTTAGATATTGTGAAATTGAATGTAACAAACAAAAAGGCAATGATAGCTTTTCTGTGTCTGGTTGTTTAAAGGCATTTATTAGGGAGTATTTTCGTTATCAAGGATACAGAAATGGAAGACATGGGTTTGCATTGGCATTTATATTGGCAATCAGGACTTTCTTAAATGGAAGGAAAATGTGAAAAGTTCAATATTTTATATTTTGTTTTTTTATTCTTGTGTTTTAGGTATTCAGAGCTCTGGTTTTCTTTATATTGATTATGATTTTTTTAATGTATCCACAGTTCCTTTTTTTTCTTCTTTTATAATAACTTCTTTGCTCATAAAAAGGATGGGTTTATCTAATTTTTCTATTTCATTTGATATATCTTGGATAGGCGGTGTATGTAAGTTAAGTATAATGATATCGATATTTATTATATTGTTAACCTTACCCCAAGGAAGCAGAGATGAAAAGTTGGAAGCAATCTCAGGTAATATAGTTATATATTATCTATCATTTATAAATACTGCATTTATTATAATAATTTTGTCGTCTATGTTTCAACCGTACCAGAAAAAATATGATGACAAAACACTCACGTTGATTGTGTTAGCCGTTCTTTTTTCAGTGTTTATGTCTTATAGCAGAAGTTTAGCATTCTTCCTTGTTATTTCAGTATTATTAAGTGGTATTGAAATTTCCTTTTCTAAAAGGAAGCTTGCTCTATTTATAGCTCCATTTTTGTTTTTGATTCTTGTTATGCCTTTATTTCAAGGGAGGACAGATGATTATGGTTTTGCTATGGTGAGAACACTCCAGAATTTGTATTTTTACAATGCATTCCCCTTTTATTTAGGTGAATCTTTATTGTATGAGCCTGAAAAATTTCATGGACTATCACTCGGCTATCCTGGATATATAGTTTCAAAGTTTTTCGGGACTCCTCTTGATTCAAATGCTTTTTTTGATCAAAGAGTTTTGTATGATTTTGTTAATTTAGGCACTTCAGCTAGTTATGGTGATATTAACGCAAATGTAATGTATCCAACTTGGGCTGTTGTCAGTGTGGATTTTGGTGTTTGGGCATTTTTAGCTTACGCGTTTACCACATTAATAATAATGATTTTGCTATATAATAAGTTTACAATTATTGGTTGTTGGTTATATTTTAGATTTTATGTATTGGGTTTTATGGTGTCTCCTTTTATACTGAGAGATACGGTGTTTGAGTTTCTAATTGTTGTTTTATTGCAGTTCCTTTTCTATAAAAAGCGTTTTATCTTTAGGTAGGTGATTTTAGGTGGTTATATGATAACTGTTTTTGTATGTTATAATTTTGACTCGGCAAAGGATAATCATAAAAAGCTATTGAATACACTATATGGTAAGCTGGGTTTAAAGGTCGTAGTTGTTGTAAACACCAAAAAGTTGCAGGTTGATATGCTGACCAGAGATGGCGCGCTTGTTTCATCAAAAAAAGTCGAACTTGCAAATGAAGAAATGGAATTCTCCGGGTATTATGAAGGTATAAAGTTTGTTTTTTCAGAAATAAGGGATGTGAAAGAAGTTTTGTTTCTAAATGATACTATTCTTAGTCACGGGAAACTTCGCAGGAGTGAGAGTATAGCATTGAAGGAATATATTATTTGGCGTTCTTTATTTTCTAAGATATTAAAAAATGAAAAGAAAATTACTGGTTTTCTGCATAAAAGTAGTTACCTGGCAGGTATTTTAAACTTTCATAAATACATAAATTCGAAATTTTTTATTGTGACTCAATTGTCTTTGTCGGAATATGGGCGCTTGTTTAATATAGGGGGAATTGATGTTCGTTTAAGCCCGCTTTCTAGTTACGAGAATAATATATATACTTGTGTTCATTACTCAAATTTTCTTAAGTCTTGGTTGAATGGTGGAGGTTGGTATAAATCAAATTCATTGAACGAAGATAATATTGAGTTTTTTAAGGCTAAGGCTAGGTCTATAATTCACGAACATTATATGTCTGATCCAAATAATAGGCTTTTTGATTCTATTGAGTGTGTTATGAGGAAATCCTATATTATGAAAGCTGTGTCTAAAATTACTGGGTTTTCATACTAGTATGTTAAAGGCTTCCGGCTTGGTTGTTATTAAAAATTTATTGGTTGCAGTATCCACAATTATTTTAGTGGCGTTAGCTAGTAATAATTTATCATCTCAGGATTTGATAGTTATATCTGTATTTATTCTTTTTTTAAATTTACAGAATGCACTGTTTGATGGTCTTTTTGGATTGCACTTGCTATCTCTTAGTACGCAGGTTTCAAGTGCTTTAATTGTCAAGCAGTTTAAGTACATGTTAATAGTGCCTTTTTTAACCAGTTTGTTATTTTGGTTGTATATGCGATTATTTGTGTCGTACTTGTTAGACGATTTGTTTTACATTTCAGTTTTTTCTTTTTTTATTTTTATCTCTGGTGTTGTGTCCAATTCGGTTACTAATGTTTATTGTAATCAGAATGACAAAGCCCTTTACTTTTTGTTAGATATTTTTATGTTAATATGTTCTGTGCTTTTTGTGTTTTACGAAAGCGATTCTCTCATATGTTACATGCTCCCTTTTGTTTTTCGTTCACTTGGAACTTTCTTTCTCTACACTTTTTTATCTTTTAAAAAGGTTAAAAATAGAATTGTCTATTCAGATGATAAGTTGATATCTGGGCGCTTTTTCGCGAGCACAGTGCTTTCTGTTTCTAGGGACTCATTGATGCCTTTGGTTATCGGAATGTTATTGGGACCAAATATTCTAGTATTGATGCGTATTTTTAATACTATTGTTAGTGCCCCTGGACTATTGGCAAATTCGATGAATAAAGTCGTGGTTAGATATTTGAGTCAAGATAAACTTAATTCCCAAATCATTCTTGGGAGGTATAGGGTGTTTCTAATTGCTATGTCTAGCGGGTATCTTTTATTGTGGTTTTTTGGGGATGGTGAGCTTGTAAGGTTGCTCTTCTCAGATAAATTTGATATCGAAAGTAATCTTTACTTATTTTTATCACTCGGTTTATTTTGTTTTTTTTGGCCGTTTGGTCAGGTTGTAATTGTTGATAGTCTGAATAATGGTGACTCACATATTTATCTTAAAATGTCAGTTGTTTGGACTGCTGCTGCGTTAGTTAATTTCTTGGTTTTATATTATACGAGTTTTGAAGTTTACATGATTTGTTTTGGTTTAATACAGATCATAAACTTGTTACTCTATTTTAGGTTTTTTATTTCAGATAAAAGAGTTTAATGTATTTCTCTTTTCTGGTCGTAGTAGTGTAAATTAATTATTAGATTGATTGGTTTATCATTTCCCTCTAAAATTTTTTGTTGTAAATTTCAAATTAAGTGAGTTGTGCTAGATTAAGAAGTATAGTTAG
This portion of the Pseudoalteromonas sp. GCY genome encodes:
- the rfbA gene encoding glucose-1-phosphate thymidylyltransferase RfbA; protein product: MKGIILAGGSGTRLYPITRGVSKQLLPVYDKPMIYYPISTLMLAGIRDILIITTLEDNDSFNRLLGDGSDFGINLQYAVQPSPDGLAQAFIIGEEFIGDDSACLILGDNIFYGQSFGKQLKRACELTSQGIATVFGYQVKDPERFGVVEFDQEMKAVSIVEKPLKPKSNYAVTGLYFYDNRVVEMAKQVKPSARGELEITTLNEMYLNEGSLNVELLGRGFAWLDTGTHESLHQASSFVQTIENVQGLKVACLEEIAWRNGWMSREDLATISESMLKNGYGQYLQSLIK
- the rfbD gene encoding dTDP-4-dehydrorhamnose reductase, with product MKVLITGCSGQVGHCLTKRLKTQADILALDYNGLDITNREAVFNTVAEFRPKYIINAAAHTAVDRAEQEVEISYAINCDGPGYLAQAAKEYGAIMLHISTDYVFDGMGDKPYQEGDSAGPQGVYGQSKLAGELAVAEACPEHLILRTAWVFGEHGNNFVKTMLRLAQSRDELSIVGDQFGGPTYAGDIADALITMVRYIEKGMQPQWGVYHFSGMPYASWYDFASAIFQAAEQQNVLHKRPKLSSIQTSAYATPAKRPANSRLDCSKIKNQFGIKPSDWHVALNDIQAYK
- the rfbC gene encoding dTDP-4-dehydrorhamnose 3,5-epimerase, producing the protein MKVIDTKIPDVKIIEPTVFGDERGFFMETWNQKRFEELVTGKPTQFVQDNHSKSKKGILRGLHYQTENTQGKLVRVVSGEVFDVAVDIRKGSPTFGQWVGEYLSAENKRQLWIPEGFAHGFYVTSDEAEFVYKCTDYYNPLFEKTLMWNDSSANISWPMNKVQPILSKKDQLGVFFRDL
- a CDS encoding glycosyltransferase; the protein is MKISLLVNTLNEELNLENNIKPLAYLFDEVVIVDMSSEDNTFDVASSFATKVVSVERMGYVEPARKLGVETCENQFIMILDADEDISENLKKLILDIRAGNVSLENKVLYIPRKNRMIGKDIEYGQFKADSDKQLRFFDKNSVEVTKEIHKGIRSKVNTSSLEYKDGYYIYHYHSNTAIEFVSRLVRYCEIECNKQKGNDSFSVSGCLKAFIREYFRYQGYRNGRHGFALAFILAIRTFLNGRKM